The genomic interval GCGCGAGCCTGACCGCCGCCGGGCAGTACGGACACGTCGGCGTGACGAACACCTTGAGATCTACGGGCTCTTTCAGCTCCGCGAGGCGGCTCCTCGTGCCCGCGGAAAGCCCCGAGTCCCCGCTTGCCATCATGCGAATGTCGTCCAAGAGCGTCGCAAATTCGTATCCCGACGGCGTCCCATAGAAGCGCACGCCGTAGTCTTTGCGCGATCCGTCCGTTAACACGATGGTCGGCGCCCGGTCGACGCCGTACTTCTTGGCCTCCTCCTCATCGATGTAGAGATTGTGCACCTCGAGCGTCAGCTGATCAGACAATTCCGTGACCTGTCTCAAGAGGCTGCGAATCTCCGGGCACGTCGGACAACCGAGGGACGCTTCGAAGAACTTGATGACGACGGGCTGTTTGAGATCCGCGAGCCTTTCGCGAATCGCGGCCTGATCCCGAGAGGACAGCATCCTGACTCCCCCTTGCGCTCATCCACATGCGTTGACATCGTTCTGATTCCTATATACCCATACGGGTATGTGGTGTCAAGATCAGACGAAGGAACTCGCACTCCACATCGTTCCACGCTTGACTCGACACCAAAAGGTGTCTTGTTCTACACACGACACCGATGGGTGGCACGATGGACGGAGGGATGGCCTTGGCGGACGTGTTTCGAGCCATCGCGGATGCGCATCGCCGGGACTTGATCCAGAAAATGGGCGCCGCCGGATCCGAGTTGCCACTCCACGTCCTGATGCAAGGAATGGACATCGGAAGAACGGCGGTGTCCAAGCACCTGGCGGTCTTGAAACAGGCTGGAATCGTCTCGGAGCGCCGACGCGGCCGCGAGACGTTGTACCGCCTGAACGCCGCGCCCCTCAAGCAGGTGTATGACTGGGTGTCGTTTTATGAATCGTTCTGGCGTGCGCAGGTCCTGAGCCTGCAAGGTTTTCTCAGAAAGGAAGGGTATGCGATGAAGACGCTGCAGTTGGAGTTTCATCTCGATGCCCCGGTGGAGGCCGTGTGGCGAGCCCTCACGGAATCCGAGCTTTTGACCCAGTGGATGTTTTTCAAAGAGAACACGTTCCGCCCGATTGTGGGGCATCGGTTCTACTTCAAGATGCAGGGGACCGACGGATGGAACGGAGTCGTCGAAGGAGAGGTTCTCGCAGTGGAAGCGCCACACCGGCTCGTGTACACGTGGGAGAGCCTCGGAGAGAAAAACGAGATCGAGTGGAAGCTGGAAGAAACGGCCGAAGGTACGACGCGGCTCCTGCTCGAACAGCGCAACATTCAGGCCGAACAGGCGTACCAAGGCGCTCGCATGGGCTGGGAAGCGATGGTCCGCGGCCTGGAGGGCGTGGCCAAGGCGCTCGCGTGATTGGGTGACGTGTGTAGAGTCGGCCCAGTCCCGTTTTGGGCCGGCCACATGTGTGGCGCAAGCTCGTCTCGATGATGGAGAGCGACATCGCACCCCCATCGTTTCGAGCGCCGCGGTCCTAAACCGAAAGGGAGCAGCCACTGTCCTCTGAGCGATGCATCGCGAGATCTCCCTTGGGGCACGTCAGGAAATCATCGCAACGTCATCGCTCCTCTAGGGATGATGCCCGCGCTTCACCGGCAACCCACGAGAAGCACCATACCCAGAGAGGCCCGTACGCAAGGAGAAGGGTGTCACGCAAAAAGTCGGCCACCGCCGCCTTCGAAAGTGCGCTGACGGCGAGTGAAGCCAGTTCCTCAAACGCGATCAGAGCGGCAGACGTCAAGAACAGTGGCCAGGGGCGGGATCGCAGCCATTGCACAGCGGACGCGAAGCAGTGCCAAGTGTTCGTACCCAGCCCGGTGATCGCCAGGACCATCGCAACGTCGGTTACGGTGAGGGCACCGAAGCAACAGACGCACAAGACGACCAAAATCAAAATCTTCGCAATCGAGAGCGCAGCTTGATTTCCTGGGGGCATGGTGAGGTGTGCGATCGCGGCGGCGCCGACAAACACCAGAATGCCCCCAATGACCATAGGACCGAGGGAACGCCACTGACTGGTGTGCCAACGAGGGACGCCGCGAAAAGTAAAACATAGCTTTGCAGCCCACCAGTTCGCCGTCGCAACAGTGGTCAAGAAGATGATGAGCGCCGCGGCGACGCCCACGATGAGCGGTATGACGTGCCTGGTTTCCAGGAGATTGATCAACCAGTCAACCGTCGAGGCAGCAGCGCTTAAGACAAGCGTGATCAGGAGCAGCAAAGTGAGTCTCAAGGGAGGAAATCGCCCCCCGTATACGAAATGACCACCGGCCAGATTGGATCTGGCGCGGTGGTTATGCCATGGAGCGGGTGAGGGGAGTCGAACCCCCGCCGCCAGCTTGGAAGGCTGGTTTCCCGTTCGGTTTCCATCCCCCAATGCCTCTCTGTGCTTGCTCCGAGGCACCGAATACATAGATTGCCAGATTCGCCGCCTGTGTGATTTACTTTTTCTAGGATACCAGTCCACCACACGAACACCGCCTCTTGGCACGCCGAGAGCACTCCCTGGACTGGTCTCCTGAGTTCGCTTCCCTTGGAGGTGTTGCCCCATGCCGCGGGGTCAATTCAAAGCCCGCGTCCGCGCCGACGCCACGCGGCAACCTGTGCCCATTGACTCGCCCACCAGCCGCAAGGAGCAGATTCGCATGTCCTGGCTCGCCGCTGTGGACTGGTTCCTTGCCAATGCCCGCCGCGCAGGACACAAGCCAGGCAGCATCGAGACACGCAGACAGAGGATCCAGGCCTTTGCCGACTGGTGCGCGGTCCGCAACCTCCCGCCCGGGTATGTGACCCCGGATGACATCCAGAATTTCGTCGACCATTGCCTGAATATCAACCTGTCTGTGTTCACCATCAATGGGCGCCTCCGGGTCCTGAAGACTTTCTATTCGGAAGGCGTCGCCGAGGGGATCTTCCTCTCCAATCCGGCGGATGGCGTCCGGCGATTGCGCGAGCCCACCAATGCGGTGCTCCCAGTCTCCGAGGACCACGTGCAGAAGCTGCTCGCGGTCTTCGACAAGCGCCAGTGGGTCGAATTCCGGGACCTCGCGATCACGGTCCTTGTGCTCGACACAGGCCTCCGCATCCGGGAAGCGCTCCTTGCGAAAGTGGAAGATCTCGACCTGCGAGAGGGCGCGCTTTGGGTCCCGCCAGTGCACGCCAAGGGCGGCAAGGGGAGGACTGTGTACTTTGGACAAGCCACGCGGGAGCTGTTGTCCGAGTGGCTCCGCAAGCGCGGCGTCGGATCGGATCTCCTGTTCCCCTCGGTATATCTTGACGTCTCGGGCGCATACCATCCGCTCTCCCGGCACGCGTACTGGAAGCGGCTCGCCCAATACGCCGAGCGGGCGGGTGTGCCACACATCCACCCGCACCAGCTCCGGCACACCTTCGCCATCCAGTTCCTTGTGCGCTCGGGCGGAGACCTGGTGACATTGGCAAGGCAGATGGGCCACTCCAGCACTCGCACGACCGAACGGTATTTGGCTGTGGCGGAGACGAAGGCGCAGAAGATCCTGACCCAGCAGCACAGCCCAATCGACCATCTCGGTGGCGCGCCCGGCAAGCGGCGCCCGTCGGTGCGGAGGCGGATCGAGGAATGATCTTGCTCCGGCAGTTCTTCGAGGAATTTGCAGACTACCAGCTCCAATACAACACGCGCCCATACGCCCGGGCGGTGTGTCGGCAGATCGCGGAGTTTATTTCGGGATGCGAAGCGAATGGCGCGATGTGCATCGAGCACGTGCGCCCCGAACACATTGCACAGTTCCTTGCCCGGATCGACAAGGACGCGCACCCGGCAGCCTGGCGGCACCGATACTATGCGGTGCAGGTCTTCTTCAGTTTCGCCGTGTTCACGGGGCGCATTCCCTCGGAGCAGAACCCGTTCGGCCGCACACCCGATCCGGTCGCGCTGACCAACAAGCGCCTCTTGTCCCAGAGCGAATTTCTGCGCCTCCTTGCCGCCATGCCGAACACACATCTTGGCGTGCAGGACCAGCTCTGTGCCTGGCTCCTGTGGTTCGGTCGGCGCCTGCGAGAGTTGTCCGACCTTCGCACCCAAGACGTCCCGCAGTTCCCGGAACCCGCGCGGCAGCTCGCGCTCGGCATGCTCGCCCACAGGCGGCATGTGCACACCGCCGTCCTGTTCCTCGATACTCTCGGACGGCCGCGCCACATCCACGGACAGAAATTCAATCGACGCTTGCAGAAATACGCACAAGTCGCCGAGATTCCCGAACCCGAGCGAGTGACGGCGAAACTCTTGCGCCAGTCTGGCGCGTACCACCAATTCTGCGCCCCGAGGAGGGACACACAATGAACTGGCATATTCGGCTCTCCGAACCCGGCTCCCCGATGCGGGAGCCCGTCTTCTCGCTGCTTCTGCGCGCGGGTTTCCCGGAGCCCGCCCTGGCTTCGCTCCTGTGCACACTGCCGGTCGACTCCTGCCTGCGGATCGACATTGAGGACTCGCCCGGGGCCGCTCAGACCGTCGAGGTGGTGAAGTTGGAGCACTGGCAGATCGACACACACACCCTGATGGTCGCCGCTTGCCACGGCCCGGGGGATGTGCCGATCTATATCCTCTGGTTCCACTGCGAGGAGCTCGTCGGGCTCTTCCGGTGGGAGCCGGACCAGGACCGCATCCTGGAAGCCGTGCGGTGGTCCGAGCCCTGGCGCCCCTTCGCCATGCGGGACGGCACAGAGTGGGTTCCGGACGAGAACGACGGCCCTCTGGCGGATTGGGCAGCGCGGATCCTCGGGTATTGCGTCGATGCGTATTCTCTGCGAATGCAGCTGGTCGAATGAACCATTTGGGGAGGTGGTGTGTTCCGGAGAGTTGTCGAGAGGAGAACCAGACTGCACAGGCCGGGGTGCGTGTGTCCGCCCCGGTCTCTCTGTGGATGCGAAGGGTGCGAATCAGGCAGCGAACTCGATTGGCGGCGAATATCCAGTCGTCGGATCGTATTGACTCAAATTCCCGCGCGCAAATTGATCAAGCTCCCACAGATTGAGTTTGTACGTCCCCGGCGCCCAGCCCGTAGTGTTGAGCGTCATGTTCTCGCTGATGTAATTCACCGCCGAGCCGTACCCACCGGGACGCCCGCCCTTAATCCATACCATGTCGTCGGGATTCTGTTCGCTGTTTGGTCCACCATCGTGCGGTCCGGAAGAGAAGGCCTGAGCGAAGGCCTGGGAGTACCCTGCGGAGTACGGATCCCAGATGTACGACCCGCCGCCGGGATACGTGCCATAATCGTTCTGGAAATCGGATTTGGTGAACCAAGTCGTGCCGTTCGGGCCGATGAGCTCGGCGGCCTCGAGATGGGCCTGGGTCTCGTATGTGTATTGAGCCCCGACCACATGTATAATTTCATTCTGCCCAGCAACGACCGTGGGATATTTAGCAGAAAGAGATAAAATATTCGATTGAAGGGTGGGAGCGAATAGGACCTCCTCGATAAACTGATTGAGCGATGTATCGCAAAATGCAGCCCAGAGAGATGGGTTTGGTGAGGCCATCCATTTTGTTCCTGCATACGAACTCTCGACGGTTACTGCGCCGGAAAGCCAGTGAACGAGGTTCCAGTCAAGAACTTCATAACCGGAAAAAGAATTAGAGGAACCAAATCCGCCTGAATTGGATCCACCCGATACATTCTGATATGCATATTGGAAGAAATGCGTTTGCTCCCAGGACACATTGCCCTCCATTTGCTCGGCGAGCGTATTAGCCAACGAGGATTCTGCCATAATGTATCCATTAGGAGCACCCGGATTCCTTTGCAACAATGTCTGGTCATCGTAGGCCATGATGAAGCCGTCCCAATAATATTTCCCGTTCGCGACGGCGAATAGGTAATCCTGGGCCTGGAGATACTGGTGCTGTCCCTGCGGCATGTTTGAATAATAGGAGTCCCATGCACCTCCGCCTACGGGCCAGGACAGGGTAACTTCCGCCCCGCCAACGAGCGTTTGCCCGTTTGTCTGACAGGAATATGTGGATACCAGTCCGGGATCGGTAATGAGGCTGTAATCATAAAATATCTGCTCGACGCTCATATTAACATTTCCGGTCCCGCCCGGATATAGCGGCAAATTCCCTGATGGACTTGCCGGAGAAGGTGGTTGCCAGTCATAGTTGGGGGTCGTGATATATCCTGCATGTACCACACGTGAATGTACACCGAGCACGATGAGCGCGGCAATGATCGCTGCTCCGGATGAGACCGACGCTCGAATAAGCCTAGACTTTCGCATAATCACACCTCGCCGGAAAGTCTTTCTAGGATCGATTTTACCATATAGAATATAGATATACAATGATCGGGAGCGTGGGATATGATGTGGAAATTTCCGTTGCTGGGCGAGGAAGAGAATGATAAAATGGAACCAAACAGGACAACAGCGAGGAAGAACGGAAAGAACCTTGAAAAACGAATAAAGCAGGGAGCGAGAGCACTCCCTGCAGCATTGGGGGCTTGCAAAATGTCCGTTGGGGTCAAACCCGATTTCAATATTTCAATTACAACCGAAACGCACCATGCGTCTCGGGAACGAATGGCCAATAAAGGCAATAAAAGTAGACCCTCCCCGGGTCAGTGGACATTTATGCAATAACAGATTTTGATGGGTTCACACGTTCAGTTGCCAATTAATGAAGAATTTTCCATTCGAGGACCAAAAAACAGCTTGTGCGAATGGTCCATCATAGTGGCCATCTATATTGTTGCCGCCGAAGTTGATGGCTCCTTGATCGGTTGTCGATGGATAGCGAATTTCCACATAGGGTTCTGTGTTGCTTGGGCTAGCACCGTGCGCAGGATTCAGCGTATAGTAGGAACCCGACACATTATTCCAAGTTGCGCCATTATTCAGAGAATATTGTGCGTCGATATTCTGGTTGGTGAAATCACCGATTGCTACAAACCAGTAATTCTTATTCGGGAACCCCTCCGGGAAGTTCACAGTCTTGATATACGTCCAGCCGTCTTTGTACCAAACTTGCGTATTGTCGATAATATATGCAGACTCCGATTTAATGTTCTGAATTTCGCTCGCAGTCAGCTCGTTGCTCAAATCTACAATGTCCTGTGCCCCTTGTTCTGTCAGGTGCAGGGTGTACACCCCGTTATTTTCGGTCGCCGTAACGTCCGGGCTGTCCGACACAATATTCGCTGAGTTTGAATTCGTCGTCCCGTACAGGATATACCAACTGTTTACTTCCCAGAAGTTATTCATTCCCTCGATGTGATTCATGATGTTCTGCAGATACCAGATTGGGAACCAGGTCGTCTGCTGCTTGCTGAGCGGTCCCGCCGCCGGATCAACGTATTCGAGCGCATATGGCGTCTCTACACATTGACCATTGACGTACACATTTCTCCGCTTTGGATCGTTTGTCGGTTGTACGGCTGGCATCGAGAACTTCATATTCGACGGCAGGGTCAGGTACCAGTTGTGCCCGTCCCACTTTGACTGAATGCCGAATTCCTCTTGCAGATAGTGCATAAGATACCAGATCGGCACATAGGTCGTGCTCTTTCCAGATGCAGGATCGACCGCTGTACCATCCTTAATGGCAGCAACTCCGTTCGCCTTCTTGTTATTGATGTACATGTTGAACCAGTTGCCCGGGCCAATCACGAGCGGGCCTGCCGGAAATCCTGGGGGCACCTCCGGAATGTTCACCGCCGGAAGTTGAATATTTGCTTCCGCCTTCGTATTCACTACTTCCGCATTCACATTTCCGCCATTCATCACTGCGCTCGTCGCACCAATTGCCGTCGCAAGCACCGCCGCTGCGCGAAACATGGCCGACCTGCCCATCTTCCTCGAATGCCTCTTTCCCATACGAGTCCTCCCTCTAATGTATTGGGTTGCTTCCCGAGACAAGAATAGCACACCTCCCTCCAGATTGTCTAGTGAAATTCCTGAATCGGAGAATAGATTCGCGCCTGCCCGTCAGCTCTCTCGCAGGGATTCGAGTAGCTTCGGGATCTGGGTCCGCACCACTCGGCTCTTCGTGATCGGGTTCCGCGCAATCGACACACCGACGAAATCCTCCAGATCCACCGCCTCGCACGGGCGCCCCGTCCAGGTTGCGCTCTCGCCTGTCGCAAGATCTGTCGCTCGCCTGGGTACTGAGCACAGCCGCCAGGCCTCCTCCGGGATATACGACACAAGCACGCGCGGAAACTGCCGGGCGGGGATGTCGTTCCGCAGGGCGAGGAGCCGCTCGTGCATCGCGTCAACGACCCGAGAGAATCGCGAAGACGGGCAGACAAACATCCAGAGCAGATTGTGCTCCGCGCCATCGCGCCGGAGGGCAAGCGCCCGCACACCCGCCTCGAATTTGCGGAGAACCCTCGCGGTCGTCTCCGTGCCGAGGTCCACCTCCAGCACGACCGGGTAGTTCCCCCGGCGCCCCTGGTCGTCCTCCGCATAGAATTCGAGATATGCGTCCGGGGTGTATTGCAATTGCCGAGATCGGTCCGTCTCCTCGAATCCATACATCTGGCACAGCTCCTCCCGGGCCTCGCGGGGACCGAGCCAGCGAACGAACCCAAACTTGGGCGGGAAGGACGCGACAATCGAATTGCACACGAGGGTATTCACCACGAGGTCGTGTGCCGCGAGACCGAAAGCCTCCTTCTTGCTCCGGGCGACACTTGAGTATTGGGACAGTGCGAGCCCTTCAGGTGTCGGGTAGTACAGAAATTCGCCGCGCAATCTGTGGTATTCCACCTGCCCAGCGCGGGCCATTTCGTGCAAGGCGGTCCGGATGGTCAATGGCGAGTGTCCAGTGATCGCAGCGAGCATGTCGCGGGAGAGCACACCGTACCGGGCGAAGGCGTCGAGATACGCCTGGTGGTGGTCCCGCCAGCTCGACACAGCCGCATGCTTCCGCCGCGAACGGGAAGCAGGCGTCGGCGGCTCCTTGCCGGGCGACGATGGGGGCGGCAAGGGCACACCCTCCAGGGACGGGATGGAATCGGGATCCTGCGGATCGGGAAGCAGTTCGTGTTCTGCCATGCTGAGTCTCCTCCTCTCGGAAATGGGCAATTGTGCACAGCCCGCGCCCTGTGTCCCCGCGCGGTGTTCTGGGTGTGCAGGTGTATATTTGCGCAACCAAAACAGTCGCGGAGACGGCATGTGCACCGAGCCGCGCCGGAGAGCCTCGGCAAGGGGCACAGCTCCAATGGGTGCGATGTGCGCAGGGGAATCCAAGGAAGGCGCGCAGGGAGACCATGCGCAAGAGCGGATTGCCGAGCGGTCCGGCGAGGTCTCCGTGTGCCCGCCCCGGACTCCTCCTGATATTTCCATTGTATCACT from Alicyclobacillus acidocaldarius subsp. acidocaldarius DSM 446 carries:
- the pdo gene encoding protein disulfide oxidoreductase; translation: MLSSRDQAAIRERLADLKQPVVIKFFEASLGCPTCPEIRSLLRQVTELSDQLTLEVHNLYIDEEEAKKYGVDRAPTIVLTDGSRKDYGVRFYGTPSGYEFATLLDDIRMMASGDSGLSAGTRSRLAELKEPVDLKVFVTPTCPYCPAAVRLAHRFAFESPLVTASMIEATEFPEWATRFNVYGVPKTVINDSEAYALEGAVPEDVLLEQVLATQA
- a CDS encoding tyrosine-type recombinase/integrase — encoded protein: MPRGQFKARVRADATRQPVPIDSPTSRKEQIRMSWLAAVDWFLANARRAGHKPGSIETRRQRIQAFADWCAVRNLPPGYVTPDDIQNFVDHCLNINLSVFTINGRLRVLKTFYSEGVAEGIFLSNPADGVRRLREPTNAVLPVSEDHVQKLLAVFDKRQWVEFRDLAITVLVLDTGLRIREALLAKVEDLDLREGALWVPPVHAKGGKGRTVYFGQATRELLSEWLRKRGVGSDLLFPSVYLDVSGAYHPLSRHAYWKRLAQYAERAGVPHIHPHQLRHTFAIQFLVRSGGDLVTLARQMGHSSTRTTERYLAVAETKAQKILTQQHSPIDHLGGAPGKRRPSVRRRIEE
- a CDS encoding metalloregulator ArsR/SmtB family transcription factor codes for the protein MALADVFRAIADAHRRDLIQKMGAAGSELPLHVLMQGMDIGRTAVSKHLAVLKQAGIVSERRRGRETLYRLNAAPLKQVYDWVSFYESFWRAQVLSLQGFLRKEGYAMKTLQLEFHLDAPVEAVWRALTESELLTQWMFFKENTFRPIVGHRFYFKMQGTDGWNGVVEGEVLAVEAPHRLVYTWESLGEKNEIEWKLEETAEGTTRLLLEQRNIQAEQAYQGARMGWEAMVRGLEGVAKALA
- a CDS encoding replication-relaxation family protein, encoding MAEHELLPDPQDPDSIPSLEGVPLPPPSSPGKEPPTPASRSRRKHAAVSSWRDHHQAYLDAFARYGVLSRDMLAAITGHSPLTIRTALHEMARAGQVEYHRLRGEFLYYPTPEGLALSQYSSVARSKKEAFGLAAHDLVVNTLVCNSIVASFPPKFGFVRWLGPREAREELCQMYGFEETDRSRQLQYTPDAYLEFYAEDDQGRRGNYPVVLEVDLGTETTARVLRKFEAGVRALALRRDGAEHNLLWMFVCPSSRFSRVVDAMHERLLALRNDIPARQFPRVLVSYIPEEAWRLCSVPRRATDLATGESATWTGRPCEAVDLEDFVGVSIARNPITKSRVVRTQIPKLLESLRES
- a CDS encoding tyrosine-type recombinase/integrase; amino-acid sequence: MILLRQFFEEFADYQLQYNTRPYARAVCRQIAEFISGCEANGAMCIEHVRPEHIAQFLARIDKDAHPAAWRHRYYAVQVFFSFAVFTGRIPSEQNPFGRTPDPVALTNKRLLSQSEFLRLLAAMPNTHLGVQDQLCAWLLWFGRRLRELSDLRTQDVPQFPEPARQLALGMLAHRRHVHTAVLFLDTLGRPRHIHGQKFNRRLQKYAQVAEIPEPERVTAKLLRQSGAYHQFCAPRRDTQ